The genomic DNA GGCCGGCGCCCTCGCCGCCAACGCCCGCGGCATCCCGCTGGTGCACGTCGAGGCCGGGCTGCGCAGCCACGACCGCGCCATGCCCGAGGAGCACAACCGGGTCATGGTCGACCACATCGCCGACCTGCTGTGCGCCGCCACCCCCGCCAACGCGGCCAACCTGCGCGCCGAGCGCATCCCCGACCGGCGGATCAGCGTCACCGGCAACACCGTCGTCGAGGTCGTCCGCCGCCAACTCCCCTCCGCGCGAAGGCGCCACGCCCTGCTGAGCCGGTACGCGCTCACCCCCGACCGGTACGTGCTGGCCACCGTCCACCGCCCGGAGAACACCGACACCGCGGACGCGCTCGGCGCCGTCCTCGGCGAACTCGACCGGATCGCCCGGGCCGGCACCGCCGTCCTGCTCCCGCTCCACCCGCGAACCCGGGCCGCCGTCGAGCGGTACGCCCTCACCGCGCTGCTGGAGCGGCTGCAGGTGGTCGAACCGCTCGGGTACGCCGACTTCCTCGGACTGGCCCGGCACGCCGCGCTGCTGGTCTCCGACTCCGGCGGCGTCCAGGAGGAGTGCACCGTGCTCGGCCGCCCGCTGCTGGTGGTCCGCCGCTCCACCGAACGGCCCGAGGCCGTGGACGCCGGCTTCGCCGCCCTGGTCTCCCCCGGGCCCGAACTCGGCCTGCTCGCCGCCGACTGGCTCGCCGACCGCGACGCCCGGCTCGCCCGGCTCGCCGCCACGCCGAGCCCGTACGGCGACGGCCACGCCTCCGAACGGATCGCCCGGCTGACCGCCGCGCTCGCGGTCCCGGAACTCGCCGCCGCCTGACACTGGGGCAACTCGCCCCCTTGACACCGCAATTGGTCTACTCCACCGTGTGACACACTCCCTGCACCGCACTCCCCATCCCCCACTCCCCCACATGGAGATGGCATGCGTGCACCACACCGCCACACCGCCAGAGCGCCACTCGCCGCCCTGGTCGCCACCGTGCTGGCCCTGGTCGGCCTGCTGCTGGCCGGCCAGTCCGGCACCGCGGCCGCCGCCGACGTGGACGTCGTCCGCAACGGCGACTTCGCCTCCGGCAACCACATCGCGCCGTGGTCCTGCCCGACCGGGGTCGCCCCGGTCAACAGCACCGCGACCGGCTGGGACCTCCAGGGCACCCCGGCCGGCTCGGACTACGCCCAGTGCAGCCAACAGGTCACCGTGAAGCCGTCCTCGACCTACAGGCTGACCGCCCAGGTCCAGGGCTCCTACGTGTTCCTCGGCGCCACCGGCACCGGCGGCACCGACCCGTCCACCTGGACCTCCTCCACCACCTGGACCACGCTCACCACCACCTTCACCACCGGACCGTCCACCACCTCGGTCTCGGTGTGGTTCCACGGCTGGTACGGACAGAGCGCCTACCTGGTCGACCGGGTCTCCATGGTCGGCCCGGGCGACGCCTCGCCCAGCCCCTCCGGTTCCAGTACCTCGGTCAGCCCGACCCCGAGCAGCTCCACCTCGCCGTCGCCGTCCACCTCCACCTCGCCGTCGCCCTCCTCCAGCACCAGCCAGCCGCCCAACAAGCACCGGCTGACCGGCTACTGGCAGAACTTCGACAACGGCGCCACCGTGCAGCGGATCAGCGACGTCCCCGCCGCGTACGACATCATCGCCGTGTCCTTCGCCGACGCCACCGCCACCCAGGGCGGCATCAGCTTCACCCTGGACAGCACCCTCTCCAGCCGGCTCGGCGGCTACACCGAGGCCCAGTTCAAGGCGGACATCGCCGCCAAGCGGGCAGCCGGCAAGAAAGTGGTCGTCTCCGTCGGCGGCCAGAACGGCACCGTCTCCGTCTCCAACTCCACCGCCGCCACCACCTTCGCCACCACCGCCTACTCGGTGATCCAGCAGTACGGCTTCGACGGCGTCGACATCGACCTGGAGAACGGCGTCAACGCCACCTACATGGGGCAGGCGCTGCACTCGCTGGCGTCGAAGGTCGGGAGCGGGTTCGTGCTCACCATGGCGCCGCAGACGATCGACATGCAGTCGACCGGGAACGAGTACTTCAAGCTGGCGCTGAACACCAAGGACATCCTGACCATCGTCAACATGCAGTACTACAACAGCGGCACGATGCTCGGCTGTGACGGCGGGGTGTACGCGCAGGGCACCGTCAACTTCCTGACCGCGCTCGCCTGCATCCAGCTCAAGGGCGGCCTCGCACCGAGCCAGGTCGGCCTGGGCGTGCCCGCCTCCACCAGCGCGGCCGGCGGCGGCTACGTCAGCCCGGCGACGGTCAACGCCGCCCTCGACTGCCTCGCCGGCGGCACCAACTGCGGCACCTTCAAGCCCGACACCAAGTGGCCCGGCATCGGCGGAGCGATGACCTGGTCCACCAACTGGGACGCGAAGGCCGGCAACGGCATCGCCAACACCGTCGGCTCCCACCTGCACGCCATGCCGTAAGCGCTTCGCCGGGGGCGCGGCCGGCCGCCCCCGTCACGGGGCCGATCCGGTGGTCGGCCCCGCAGGCCCCCGAGCCCCTAGCTCCGTCGGGCCTCGGGGACCTGGATCAGCCGGCCGTGGTGGCGGCGGCGGAGCTCCGCCGCGATCTCCTCCGCCTCGCCGTCCGGGAGGAGCGGCAGCATCATCGCCACCGCCTGCAGCAGCCCGCCCAGCAGGTACGTGGTGTCGGGCGTCGCCGCCACCAGGTTCCGCACGCCGTCGACGTCCCCCGCCCCGACCGCCTCCAGCAGCCGCGCGGCCCCGGCCATCTCCTCGTCGACCGCGACCGCCGCCGTGTCGGCCGGCGCGCGCCGGGCGAGCGCACGCAGCACCCGGTCGGCGACCTCCGGGGCGTAGGCCTTGCGGACGGCCTCGGCGGCGATCCACACCAGGAGCGTCGTCACCTCGCGTTCCGCGTGCTCGGCGAGGAGCAGGTCGAGCTCCTCGTCGAAGGCGAGCTGGTTGCCGTGCCGGAATGCCAGCAGCAGCGTCGCCGCCCGGGCCTTGGCCTCGTGAACCGCCTCGGCCGGCAGCTCCTCGGCCAACTCCCTGGTCACCGCCATGCCGTGCCTCCCGTCAAGTCGTGCCGCTCGAATGGGAACTTCCGCCCACCGTACACAGGCGAACTGCGAACCCGGTGTTGCGCGCGCACGCCGCCGTGGAAATGAATTCGATAAACCGGTGATCCGCACCGCGCTATTGGCTGCCCGCCCGCCCCACCTCCCCACATGGCGTCCTTTGTACACGTCTACGGGCACCGGGAATGCGCCGAACGAGGGACGCCGGAATTCCCCGGCGCAATTCTTTACGCCCGGGAACGGCGAAGGGCCGCCGCCCCGTTGCACGGGACGGCGGCCCTGGCGAACCGCTGTCGGATCAGCCCTGCGGCAGCGCCGCGAGCTGGGCGGTGATCCGGACGATGTCGGCCTCGGCGGCCTCCTGGCGGGTGCGGATCTTGGCGACCACGTCGTCCGGCGCCTTGGCGAGGAACGCCTCGTTGCCGAGCTTCGCGGTGGTCTGCGCTTTCTCCTTCTCGGCGGCCGCGAGGTCCTTGGCGAGGCGCTTGCGCTCCGCCGCGACATCGATGGTGCCGGACAGGTCCAGCGAGACCGTCGCGCCGGCGACCGGCAGCGAGGCGGTGGCGGTGAAGCCCTCCTCCGGAACGGTCAGGCGCAGCAGCGAGCGGATCGCGTCCTCGTGGACGCCGAGCACGGTGCCGGCCAGCTCCAGCTGCGCGGGGACGCGCTGCGCGGGCTGCAGGCCCTGGTCCGAGCGGAAGCGACGGACCTCGGTGACCACCTGCTGCAGCGTGGCGATCTCGGCCTCGGCCTCCGCGTCGCGGAAGCCGGAGTCCTTCGGCCACTCGGTGACCACCAGCGACTCGGCGCCGGTGAGGGTGGTCCACAGGGTGTCGGTGACGAACGGGACCACCGGGTGCAGCAGGCGCAGGGTGAGGTCCAGGACCTCGCCGAGCACCCGGCGGGCCGCGTCGGCCTGCGCCCCGCCCTTGGCGAGGGTGGTCTTGGAGAGCTCGACGTACCAGTCGAAGACCTCGTCCCAGGCGAAGTGGTAGAGCGCGTCCGAGACCTTGGCGAACTCGTAGTCGTCGTACAGCGCGTCGACCTCGGCCACGGTCGCGTTGAGGCGCGAGAGGATCCAGCGGTCGACCGGGGTCAGCTCCTCGGCGGCCGGCAGCGGGCCCTCGACGGTGGCGCCGTTCATCAGCGCGAAGCGGGTGGCGTTCCAGATCTTGTTGCAGAAGTTCCGGGAGCCCTTGACCCAGTCCTCGCCGATCGGCACGTCGGCGCCGGGGTTGGCGCCGCGGGCCAGGGTGAAGCGGACCGCGTCGGCGCCGTAGGCGTCCATCCAGTCCAGCGGGTCGACGGCGGTGCCGGACGACTTCGACATCTTCTTGCCGAACTCGTCGCGGACCAGACCGGTCAGGGCGACCGTCTTGAACGGGGCCTGGCCGTCCATCGCGTACAGGCCGAACATCATCATCCGGGCGACCCAGAAGAAGATGATGTCGTGGCCGGTCAGCAGGACGTCGGTCGGGTAGAACTTCTCCAGGTCGGGGGTCTTCTCCGGCCAGCCCAGCGTGGAGAACGGCCACAGGCCGGAGGAGAACCAGGTGTCCAGGACGTCCGGGTCCTGGTGCCAGCCCTCGCCGGTCGGCGGCTGCTCGTCCGGTCCGACGCAGACGACCTCGCCGTCGGGGCCGTACCAGACCGGGATCCGGTGGCCCCACCAGAGCTGGCGCGAGATGCACCAGTCGTACATGTTGTCGACCCAGTCGAAGTAGCGGCGCTCCAGCTCCTTCGGGTGGATCTCGACCCGGCCGTCGCGGACCGCGTCGCCGGCGGCCTGCGCCAGCGGCTCGACCTTGACCCACCACTGCAGCGACAGCCGCGGCTCGACGATGGTGTGGCAGCGCGAGCAGTGGCCGACCGAGTGGACGTACGGCCGCTTCTCGGCGACGATCCGGCCCTGCTCGCGCAGCGCGCCGACCACGGCGGATCGGGCCTCCAGCCGGTCCAGGCCGAGGAACGGGCCGTGCACGGTGATGACACCGCGCTCGTCCATCACGGTCAGGTTGGGCAGGCCGTGGCGCTGACCGATGGCGAAGTCGTTGGGGTCGTGCGCCGGGGTCACCTTGACGGCGCCGGTGCCGAACTCCGGGTCGACGTGCTCGTCGGCGACGACCGGGATCTCCCGGTCGGTCAGCGGCAGCTTGATGCTGCGGCCGACCAGGTGCTTGTAGCGCTCGTCGTCCGGGTGGACGGCGACCGCGGTGTCACCGAGCATCGTCTCGGCGCGGGTGGTGGCGACCACGATCGAGTCGTCGCCCTCGCCGTAGCGGATCGAGACCAGCTCGCCGTCGCGGTCCTTGTGCTCGACCTCGATGTCGGAGAGCGCGGTGAGGCAGCGCGGGCACCAGTTGATGATGCGCTCGGCCCGGTAGATCAGGCCGTCGTCGAAGAGCTTCTTGAAGATGGTCTGGACGGCCTGGGACAGGCCCTCGTCCATGGTGAAGCGCTCGCGCGACCAGTCGACGCCGTCGCCGAGGCGGCGCATCTGGCCGAGGATCCGGCCGCCGTAGTTCTCCTTCCACTCCCAGACCTTCTCGACGAAGGCCTCGCGGCCCAGGTCGTGGCGGGAGAGGCCGGACTCGGCGAGCTGCTGCTCCACCTTGTTCTGGGTGGCGATGCCGGCGTGGTCCATGCCGGGCAGCCACAGCGCCTCGAAGCCCTGCATCCGCTTGCGGCGGGTGAGGGCGTCCATCAGCGTGTGCTGGAAGGCGTGGCCGAGGTGCAGCGCGCCGGTGACGTTCGGCGGCGGGATGACGATGGTGTACGCCGGCTTGTCGCTCTTCGCGTCCGCCGTGAAGTAACCGCGCTCCACCCAGCGCTCGTACAGCACGCCCTCTACCTCGGCCGGGGCGTAGGTCGTCGGGAGGGTGGCTGCGTTGTCCCCGGGGCCGTTGGCGTCGGGGCGCTGGTTCGTCGTGTCGGTCACGACGCACAGTTTACGGAACTCCGGAGCGCGGTTACGAACCGCATTTGCCCGAACCACCCGGGCGGGTCGACGCCGCCGTGCGATAGCGTGCCCGAATTACTCGTACGCGACAGGGGCCGCCGATCCACGGCGGCGGGGGAGACGCCAGATGTACGGCCAGGGGCAGGGGCAGCAGTATCCGCCGCAGGGACAACCGCAGCAGCCGTGGGGGCAGCCGCAGCAGCCGCCCGGCGTGCCGAACTACGGTGCGCCGCAGCCCCCTTACGGCCAGCCGCAGCAGCCCGCCCCGCCGTACGGCGGCCAGCAGCCGCCCTCCTACGGCTACCCCCAGCAGCAGCCGCCGCAGCAGCAGCCGTACCCGCCCCAGCAGCCCTTCCCGCAGCAGCAGGGCCAGCCGGGGTACGGCTACCAGCCGCCGGCCCCGCCGAAGCGCGGCAACGGACTCCTGATCGGCCTGGTCATCGGCGTGCTGGTGCTGGGCGGCGGCGCCGCGGCCTGGGCGCTGAGCGGCGACGACTCCCCCGGCGGCGGCGGTGGCACCACCGCCGGCTCGGGCATCGGCGGCAAGTACAAGGTGGTCGCCGCCGACACCGTGCCGGGCGGCTACACCAAGAAGTCCTCCTCCGACCGGGGCGCGGTCACCGGCGCCGAGGGCCTGGCGACCCTGGAGGCCTCGACCGGCGCGGTCTACCAGAAGTCCCCGGCCGAGCTGCTGATCCTCGGCGGCAGCTGGGGCACGGTCAAGGATCCGGACGCCCTGATCACGCTCGGCGTCGGGCAGGCCGTCAAGGGCAGCGGCGACGAGAAGCTGACCTGGAAGAAGGAGCCCACCGCGGTCGACGCCAAGGACCCCAAGGACCCGGGCGGCAAGCTCCGGTGCGGGGTGGCCACCAGCGGC from Kitasatospora terrestris includes the following:
- the wecB gene encoding non-hydrolyzing UDP-N-acetylglucosamine 2-epimerase; this encodes MTAHHLRPQSVAVVLGTRPELVKLAPLIHELGPAARLVHTGQHWDEAMSGRFLRELDLPEPELLTGVGGRPRAGQIAASLGQLDTAFDTDRPTAVIVQGDTNATLAGALAANARGIPLVHVEAGLRSHDRAMPEEHNRVMVDHIADLLCAATPANAANLRAERIPDRRISVTGNTVVEVVRRQLPSARRRHALLSRYALTPDRYVLATVHRPENTDTADALGAVLGELDRIARAGTAVLLPLHPRTRAAVERYALTALLERLQVVEPLGYADFLGLARHAALLVSDSGGVQEECTVLGRPLLVVRRSTERPEAVDAGFAALVSPGPELGLLAADWLADRDARLARLAATPSPYGDGHASERIARLTAALAVPELAAA
- a CDS encoding chitinase codes for the protein MRAPHRHTARAPLAALVATVLALVGLLLAGQSGTAAAADVDVVRNGDFASGNHIAPWSCPTGVAPVNSTATGWDLQGTPAGSDYAQCSQQVTVKPSSTYRLTAQVQGSYVFLGATGTGGTDPSTWTSSTTWTTLTTTFTTGPSTTSVSVWFHGWYGQSAYLVDRVSMVGPGDASPSPSGSSTSVSPTPSSSTSPSPSTSTSPSPSSSTSQPPNKHRLTGYWQNFDNGATVQRISDVPAAYDIIAVSFADATATQGGISFTLDSTLSSRLGGYTEAQFKADIAAKRAAGKKVVVSVGGQNGTVSVSNSTAATTFATTAYSVIQQYGFDGVDIDLENGVNATYMGQALHSLASKVGSGFVLTMAPQTIDMQSTGNEYFKLALNTKDILTIVNMQYYNSGTMLGCDGGVYAQGTVNFLTALACIQLKGGLAPSQVGLGVPASTSAAGGGYVSPATVNAALDCLAGGTNCGTFKPDTKWPGIGGAMTWSTNWDAKAGNGIANTVGSHLHAMP
- a CDS encoding valine--tRNA ligase codes for the protein MTDTTNQRPDANGPGDNAATLPTTYAPAEVEGVLYERWVERGYFTADAKSDKPAYTIVIPPPNVTGALHLGHAFQHTLMDALTRRKRMQGFEALWLPGMDHAGIATQNKVEQQLAESGLSRHDLGREAFVEKVWEWKENYGGRILGQMRRLGDGVDWSRERFTMDEGLSQAVQTIFKKLFDDGLIYRAERIINWCPRCLTALSDIEVEHKDRDGELVSIRYGEGDDSIVVATTRAETMLGDTAVAVHPDDERYKHLVGRSIKLPLTDREIPVVADEHVDPEFGTGAVKVTPAHDPNDFAIGQRHGLPNLTVMDERGVITVHGPFLGLDRLEARSAVVGALREQGRIVAEKRPYVHSVGHCSRCHTIVEPRLSLQWWVKVEPLAQAAGDAVRDGRVEIHPKELERRYFDWVDNMYDWCISRQLWWGHRIPVWYGPDGEVVCVGPDEQPPTGEGWHQDPDVLDTWFSSGLWPFSTLGWPEKTPDLEKFYPTDVLLTGHDIIFFWVARMMMFGLYAMDGQAPFKTVALTGLVRDEFGKKMSKSSGTAVDPLDWMDAYGADAVRFTLARGANPGADVPIGEDWVKGSRNFCNKIWNATRFALMNGATVEGPLPAAEELTPVDRWILSRLNATVAEVDALYDDYEFAKVSDALYHFAWDEVFDWYVELSKTTLAKGGAQADAARRVLGEVLDLTLRLLHPVVPFVTDTLWTTLTGAESLVVTEWPKDSGFRDAEAEAEIATLQQVVTEVRRFRSDQGLQPAQRVPAQLELAGTVLGVHEDAIRSLLRLTVPEEGFTATASLPVAGATVSLDLSGTIDVAAERKRLAKDLAAAEKEKAQTTAKLGNEAFLAKAPDDVVAKIRTRQEAAEADIVRITAQLAALPQG